The genomic region acagattcccttgacaaacctaaatttaattaaatagtttttgGCAGTATGCGTCATCaataaaatctaacagagaccacaCAAAGTAATTGAAACCTTGTTtaaaacttgtttgcaaaaagaaacaggctcaataactaaaaactttttaaaaactcaactattaaaaatcaattgcAAAAGAAATAAGTTTCGTTGCAACCAAAACCAGAGCAAacggtcccaaccacaaatccaccacTACGTCAGGGGGCGCCCCCTCCCCCCGCAACCGCCACTGGGTAGTTAATGTGCTTTCATCTGTCGACTTTATCTCGGGCGTACGTGGACAGTTTTCCATTTCTAAGTAGCTAAATAGAATATGCATGTTTTCTGAAGCCAGGTTTGTAATGGCAACTTATGTTGAATATACCTATAGTGGGTGTAATGTTGAAGCCAATCTTATAACACTTATGAAATGCTTGTCTTTTATATATTATTGCTGTAATcccaatttatttattcttttgtccATTTAATTTCAACAAGAAAATATTCTTATTATAGAGATGATCCATTCAAAGGAACTGAAAAGCcatcaaagaataaataaacgaaaaaagcaACATACATGTGATATATGTCAGAAAAACCTTTCTTCATCATATAATTTGAAGTTACACCAAAGTTTGCATACAGGTGAGGGATTGTTTAAATGTGATGTATGTAAAAAATGCTTTACTACATCAAGCAGTTTGAATATTCATCAAAGAGTACATACAGGTGCGAAACCGTTTCAATGTGATGTATGTAACAAATGTTTTTCTCATTCAGGCTATTTGACTTCTCATCAAAGAGTGCATACAGgagaaaaaccgtttaaatgtgataCATGTAAGAAATGCTTTACTAAATCAAGCAGTTTGAATGTTCATCAAAGAGTTCATACGGGTGAGAAACCGTTTCAATGTGATGTATGTAAGAAATGCTTTCCTCAATCGAGCCAGTTGACTGTGCATCAAAGACTAcatacaggtgaaaaaccgtttaaatgtgataCATGTAAGAAATGCTTTACTACATCAAGCGGTTTGAATGTGCATCAAAGAGTACATGCAGGTGAGAAACTGTATAAATGTAATATGTGCAATGGAACATTTTCTACATCAAGTCATTTGAAGACCCATCGAAGAGTACATACTGTTGAAAAACCATTTCAATGTAGTGTATGTGACAAATGTTTTTCCCGATCAAGCAGTTTGAATCATCATAAAATAGCACACACAGgtgaaaaactgtttaaatgtGATACATGTAAGAAATGCTTTACGGCATCAAGCAGTTTAAATGTGCATCAAAGAGTACATACAGGTGAGAAACCGTATAAATGTGATGTTTgcaacagaatattttctcgTAAGTCAAGCCTGAATCGTCACCTTAAAACCCACCCTAAAAAGAAATCTGACAATTCTTAGTtcacaatcatttttttttttcacaaagcaTTTACCTAAGCTGAAGACAATCTGACATTAAACTAAAGAGTCCAAAACAAGGTGATTCTCGGGTCTTGATTGAACAGCTGAACTAGAATACGCTAATACGCCATTGAGAAAAATTAACtctttttttctacctttttgtTTGTAAGCGGTTCTTATGTCTAAATACGACTGTCCTAAAATTCATCAACTTTACGTCGTTTGTATTCAGGGAAATTGCGCTGGAAATTGGCagttttcttgcaaaaaatggaatttaaatgCTTTTTGATTTTGTAGAATGTTTCCAAATGTCCAAAAATTCGTAGAAACCGTCTGTATATTTCTATTCTGCTGATAtttgcttcagttttttttttagtttagaaaTTTAGCTTTTATATAATTAGTGGAACAATACCATtttggaataatggtctttatTATTCGACTTCCGTTTTGGAAgtggaataatttttgaaattagcgttttgaaataatttttgaaattagcgTTTTGAAATCAGCACCACCAAAGAGTACATATGTCATATGTCATTCATAAAAGATGTGTCATAATGAGGTGCATAAGGTCCATTACGTTTCTCTACATTACTATTTTATTAGATtctgaaagcttttttttctcatttctcctccttttttgttttttctcttttgttttaatgtccTTAATTTTTTATGTGCTAATCTGTAGCtggttttatttgatttcttttttgatttgcATGTATTTTTATGTGTTCTTTCTTCGTGTTTCTCCACATATTGTACATTTGTATAGTatgggtcaaaaataaatgataataaagaGTGCATCAAAAATAGAAAGCACTTTACTGTGATACATACAAGAGAGACATTCTCTTTGAAGGCGAGTTTAAATTATCGCGTCAGAACCCTCTAAATAAAATCCTTGATGATtctcagtttattttttttcaaagtattaATTTGTATTAAGAGATCTGAACTAGAAAAAAAGTGACCCGATGCAAATTGATTCTCAGGTTTTGAACGAACAGATTGCTTACATTAAGTCGCTATgctaaagtgaaaaaaaaaactgttttttagaAACAGTTTTTATGGATATAACTGTCCTAAAATTTAATCATATAACGTAGTCTATGTTTTGAAAATACCCTTGAAAATTGCAGCTctcttacaaaattaaaattttcatcttatcattgaatttaagcattttttgattttattgaatttctacAGTTTCCCGAAAATTCGTAACGTTTGAGAGACCCTCTGAATATTTCAGTCTCGTAGATATTTGATTCAATTCCTTGATTTAGAATactgctttttgcattactagtAGAAATGTGAGctcataaaagaaaattaaagtttagACCCAAGTCTCAACTGCAGAAGTTGTAGGCTAttcttaataagaaaaatcttaATAAGATATTTTAATAAATCTTAATAAATACTTAAAACATAATAAGAAGTACGTGCATACCGGGATCTATTGTAACTAGTTAATGACCGATTAAAATCCATGTATGCATAGAACAGACATGTAATTTAAATAAGTTCAAAGTGAAACCTTGTTGGgtgaaaagttaaaaattaaacatatttgTCCAATACGCGGTGGGGGGAGCcggaaattttttcttcaaaagagaCGAAAACTGCTAATCTTTTCCAACGAGTAAATGTGTATAATGCGTGGGACTATTTCTCCCAGGTCTATACTTACAAGGAAGACTGGCTGGGTGCTCAGCAAGCAACATAAGACGGGAGAGGCGGCATCTATATGAACTGTTTCAAAATGCGTTATATTGTAAAATAGttattaaaaatgaatacaatATGGAGATTGTCGCCATAACGGATGGACAAAAATAAAACGTTGGTTTCATTTACAGACCAATATTACTTCTTAAAACGCGAtcagataaaaggtaaaaaaagaagcacCGGATTATGAAGCACAAGAAATGGAAGGAAAATCCTAAATTCAAGTATACAAAATTTGAGGGGGGAAATTTATTTAGTAAAtttgttttacttgtttaaataaacattttcgTCTCAGTAGCAACAAATGATGTCGTATCCAAGAGGGGGGATATGGGTGTAATTGTGAGTTtgaaccccaccccctgaaATCTTTGCCCCAAGCGTAAGAGCGTAAAACAGTCATTTGAAGGATATtggttaattttaaaagttttacctaGTCCTAAAAgaacaatacttttttttctaaaaaaaattgtaa from Artemia franciscana chromosome 5, ASM3288406v1, whole genome shotgun sequence harbors:
- the LOC136027597 gene encoding zinc finger protein 239-like isoform X2, which encodes MMELPQTTGVAEVTTVSESVLVKCEVEDSLASNGEELFDNPNLLSPKCEDASLATFLGISGPSKLELDTEESVLVCFDNEEMIHSKELKSHQRINKRKKQHTCDICQKNLSSSYNLKLHQSLHTGEGLFKCDVCKKCFTTSSSLNIHQRVHTGAKPFQCDVCNKCFSHSGYLTSHQRVHTGEKPFKCDTCKKCFTKSSSLNVHQRVHTGEKPFQCDVCKKCFPQSSQLTVHQRLHTGEKPFKCDTCKKCFTTSSGLNVHQRVHAGEKLYKCNMCNGTFSTSSHLKTHRRVHTVEKPFQCSVCDKCFSRSSSLNHHKIAHTGEKLFKCDTCKKCFTASSSLNVHQRVHTGEKPYKCDVCNRIFSRKSSLNRHLKTHPKKKSDNS
- the LOC136027597 gene encoding zinc finger protein 239-like isoform X3, translating into MMELPQTTGVAEVTTVSESVLVKCEVEDSLASNGEELFDNPNLLSPKCEDASLATFLGISGPSKLELDTEESVLVCFDNEGYLTSHQRVHTGEKPFKCDTCKKCFTKSSSLNVHQRVHTGEKPFQCDVCKKCFPQSSQLTVHQRLHTGEKPFKCDTCKKCFTTSSGLNVHQRVHAGEKLYKCNMCNGTFSTSSHLKTHRRVHTVEKPFQCSVCDKCFSRSSSLNHHKIAHTGEKLFKCDTCKKCFTASSSLNVHQRVHTGEKPYKCDVCNRIFSRKSSLNRHLKTHPKKKSDNS